The genomic stretch CGGTGTCGTATTTGGCGTGCAGGGCATCGAGCGGGTCTTGCGTCTGTTTGAAGCATTCCACCTTGGAAGACTGACGCATCATGGCGATTAACAGGCCGCGCATGAGCTTGACCACGCTCTGTTCCAGTAGCACGGTGCGTCCATCGCTTTCATCAAGACGGCGATAAGCCAGACCTAGCCCCCAAGCGGCCAGAATGCTGTACACATTGTCGCGTACCCAAGCGTCGGTGTAATCGCCGTGCGCGGTGATAGCCGTGCTGGCCGGTAACAAGCCGGTGATCGGATGTTGGCGCGACAGGATGATGCGGGTTACTTGCTGGTAATAGTGATCCAGTTTGTCGAGAGAGACGCAGTTCATGGTAGTTTGATCTTTAAGTTAGGTTTCTTGGCTGACAATCTACACGTTGACGGCATTTTTACAAACATTTTTGGGTTGATGTTGTTGCCGTGGTTGTGGCATCGCGGCGGGGCAGTTAGGGCGTTTACTGCCGCTGGTGTGTTGGTGAAGTGGGATTTAATACGAGGCTTGCCGAAACACCCAAGGCTGCAATAAACGCCGGATCGTGCGAAACCACCAGCAATGCGCCGGGGTAATCTGCCAAAGTTTGCTCCAGTAATAAGCGTGAGTCCAAATCCAGATGGTTGTCGGGTTCGTCCAACAACAGTAAGGTGGGGGCATTTTCCCCGATAAGTACCGCCAGCAGAGCGACTTTCAGGCGTTCGCCCCCGCTCAGTTCGTGCAAGGCCAGACGCAAACCTTGCAGGCGTTGCAGTTGCCGCACCCAATAGAACGGCACAAGCCAGCGGATACTGCCGCTGGTGGGTGTGAAATCTTGCGCGAGAAGGGTAAGCAATACCGATTTGCCTTGCCCGTTGCGTCCGACCAGCCCGGTCAATCCGTCGGTCAGGGTGGAGGAAAGCGAGGTAAATACCGTTTTGGTTTGACATCCTCCCCTCCCTAAAGGAAGGGGATTCCTACTGCATTCAGCTAGATAGTGTCTGACCGAAAAAGCCTTCCTGCCGCCACGAGTGCCCAATTTTAGTCCATGCAGCCGTTTTCCCCGCCACCTTCTGGCAAGCACGAGGGTAAAACGCTGGGTTTCAAGGCATGGCTGGCAGCGCAGGCTTGCCTTCGGTGCAGGGGCTGCCCTGCCTTCCCGGCATTTTCCCTCATCGGTCGGCGTTGTGGGGTGGTTCAGGCGGCTTGGCGCTGTCGTCGGCGTTCATCCTTCTGCAAGGCCTCCAACGCCCTGGCCTGTAAAATGGCCCCGACCTTTTGCAGGTTCCTGCCCACCACCGCCAGTGCCACATAGCGCTTGAAGCGTTCCAGCCCCCGGTCGGGGCAATAGTCCAGCCCATGGACTTCCAGTGCGTTGATGCCGGATTCCACCGCTGAGTGCTGGCGTCTGGCCTGGACAAACGCCGGGTCGGTTTCACGGGCAGTGTCCGCCTGGCTCCAGCGGCCCTTTTTCGGCAACACCACCCGGTCGAGCAGTTCGGCCAGTTCGCGCTGGTTGGCCGGTGAGTGGAACCCCTTGTCAAAGCTGCACGCGCTCAGGGAGGGGAACAGCGCTTTGGCTTGCTTAACCATGGTCACGGCAATCTCACTGTCGGGGCAGTGTTGCATCACTTGGTGGTGGAGGATGAAGCCGTCAGCCGATTCCATCACGCACACGTTCAGGCCCAGCTCCACCGGCACACCGGCTTTGCCCTTGCTGAGCCATTCGCTGTAATCCTCGAAGAGGGAGAAGATCTTGTCGCCGTGGGGGATGGTTTCCCCGTCCAGCACCCGCCGCCGCACCAGGTCAACCTGATGCCACCCGTACCCCAGCCAGCGCTGGAGGTCGTTG from Thiothrix litoralis encodes the following:
- a CDS encoding ATP-binding cassette domain-containing protein; this encodes MTGLVGRNGQGKSVLLTLLAQDFTPTSGSIRWLVPFYWVRQLQRLQGLRLALHELSGGERLKVALLAVLIGENAPTLLLLDEPDNHLDLDSRLLLEQTLADYPGALLVVSHDPAFIAALGVSASLVLNPTSPTHQRQ